One genomic window of Acidobacteriota bacterium includes the following:
- a CDS encoding glycosyltransferase family 2 protein has product MKLIIQIPCLNEAETLPSTLRDIPRSIPGIDTIEILVIDDGSRDGTAEVARQHGVEHVIGFTCRRGLASAFSAGLDAALKLGADIIVNTDGDNQYSGHDIPRLIGPLLKGEADIVIGDRNVQDLDSMSPTKKLLQRLGSWVVRQVSDTQVPDTTSGFRAYTREAALRLTIVSDFTYTLESIIQAGKKRIAIAHVPIQSNARTRKSRLFSSVWTYVKASAATIVRIYAMYEPLKVFGLIGLMVFLAGVAISARFVYYFLGGAGQGHVQSLIVSAVLMIVGFQIALIGLVADVISGNRKLIEDLLYRVRRMELTAATDRLIGDRPVADGGGSRDKGVGPRG; this is encoded by the coding sequence ATGAAGTTGATCATTCAGATTCCGTGCCTGAACGAGGCTGAGACGCTGCCGTCAACGCTCCGCGATATTCCGCGGTCCATTCCAGGCATCGACACGATCGAGATCCTCGTCATCGACGACGGGTCGCGCGACGGCACGGCTGAGGTGGCGCGGCAGCACGGGGTCGAGCACGTGATTGGCTTCACGTGCCGGCGCGGCCTGGCGTCTGCCTTCAGCGCGGGATTGGATGCGGCCCTGAAGCTGGGCGCGGACATCATCGTCAACACGGACGGCGACAACCAGTACTCCGGCCACGATATTCCGCGGCTGATCGGCCCGTTGCTCAAAGGAGAGGCCGACATCGTCATCGGCGATCGCAACGTGCAGGATCTCGACTCCATGTCGCCGACGAAGAAGCTCCTGCAGCGGCTGGGCAGTTGGGTGGTGCGGCAGGTCTCCGATACGCAGGTGCCCGACACGACAAGTGGATTCCGCGCCTACACCCGCGAGGCCGCGTTGCGCCTGACGATTGTGTCGGACTTCACCTACACGCTCGAGTCGATCATCCAGGCCGGCAAGAAGCGCATCGCGATTGCTCACGTGCCGATCCAGTCGAACGCGCGCACGCGCAAGTCGCGGTTGTTCTCGAGTGTCTGGACGTACGTGAAGGCGTCGGCAGCCACGATCGTGCGCATCTACGCGATGTACGAGCCGCTGAAGGTGTTCGGCCTGATTGGTCTGATGGTGTTTCTGGCGGGCGTCGCGATCTCGGCGCGGTTTGTCTATTATTTCCTGGGCGGTGCCGGTCAGGGACACGTGCAGTCCCTGATCGTGTCGGCGGTGCTGATGATTGTCGGTTTCCAGATCGCGCTGATTGGGCTGGTGGCTGACGTGATCTCCGGCAACCGGAAACTGATCGAGGATCTGCTCTATCGCGTGCGTCGGATGGAGTTGACCGCCGCCACGGACCGGCTGATCGGCGACCGGCCGGTCGCCGACGGCGGTGGGTCCCGGGACAAGGGGGTCGGACCGCGTGGCTGA
- a CDS encoding glycosyltransferase family 4 protein produces the protein MAIRTILVCEAQVPLVYGGAESHVRQLVTHLEAHGYQVGLVSVPFKWYPKEEILAHAAAWRLLDLSESNGVPIDLVIATKFPSYFVRHPNKAAWLIHQYRAAYELCGTGYSDFAHVDLDVGLRQKLISLDTEMLGECRRLYTNAGNTANRVAKYNGLKAEPLYHPPRLADRIESGPFGDYILSVGRLETVKRVDLGIRAIAATRAMTRLIVAGTGTQDEALRRLAADLGVADRVEFAGAVDDEGLIRLYAGALGVLYAPFDEDFGYVTLEAFLAHKPVITARDSGGTLEFVEDGVNGHVCDPEPQAIADAFSRLADDVPRARSLGDAGYERARLVTWDGVVEKLVGE, from the coding sequence ATGGCCATCCGCACGATTCTCGTCTGTGAGGCGCAGGTGCCGCTTGTGTACGGCGGGGCCGAAAGCCACGTGCGCCAGTTGGTGACGCATCTCGAGGCGCATGGCTACCAGGTTGGCCTGGTGTCGGTGCCGTTCAAGTGGTATCCCAAGGAAGAGATTCTGGCTCACGCCGCGGCCTGGCGGCTGCTCGACTTGAGCGAGAGCAACGGCGTGCCGATCGATCTGGTGATCGCCACCAAGTTTCCGTCGTACTTTGTCCGGCACCCGAACAAGGCCGCCTGGCTGATTCACCAGTACCGGGCGGCGTATGAATTGTGCGGCACCGGGTACAGCGATTTCGCTCATGTCGATCTCGACGTGGGCCTGCGGCAGAAGCTCATCAGCCTCGACACCGAGATGCTCGGCGAATGCCGCCGCCTGTATACCAACGCTGGAAACACCGCGAACCGGGTCGCGAAGTACAACGGTCTCAAGGCCGAACCGCTGTATCATCCACCGAGACTGGCGGATCGGATCGAATCCGGACCGTTCGGCGACTACATCCTGTCGGTTGGCCGCCTGGAAACGGTCAAGCGCGTTGATCTCGGCATCCGGGCCATCGCCGCGACTCGCGCGATGACTCGCCTGATCGTGGCCGGCACGGGCACGCAGGACGAGGCTCTCCGGCGGCTCGCGGCCGATCTGGGAGTGGCCGATCGCGTCGAGTTTGCCGGAGCGGTCGATGACGAGGGGTTGATTCGGCTGTATGCCGGCGCGCTGGGCGTGCTGTATGCGCCGTTCGACGAGGATTTCGGCTACGTCACGCTCGAAGCGTTTCTCGCCCACAAGCCGGTCATCACGGCGCGGGATTCCGGCGGCACGCTCGAGTTCGTCGAGGACGGCGTGAACGGGCATGTCTGCGACCCCGAACCTCAAGCGATTGCCGACGCCTTTTCCCGGCTGGCCGATGATGTCCCGCGGGCCAGGTCGCTGGGCGACGCGGGGTACGAGCGGGCAAGACTGGTGACGTGGGACGGGGTGGTGGAGAAGTTGGTGGGCGAGTAG
- a CDS encoding division/cell wall cluster transcriptional repressor MraZ, whose translation MDQVAVFRGNAPAKIDDKARLKIPTGFRSVLETQYGRDLFVTSLTGESVRIYPMPVWVEIERKLAQIPSTHPSRVRFFSRVNYYGQTAELDNQGRVLIHARLRDAAGMAGEVDVFGQYDHFEVWNHERFVTKLASDAFTDDDARALAQFGI comes from the coding sequence GTGGACCAGGTTGCCGTCTTTAGAGGGAACGCGCCGGCCAAGATTGATGACAAGGCCCGGCTGAAGATTCCCACGGGGTTTCGGAGCGTTCTCGAGACCCAGTACGGCCGTGACCTCTTCGTCACGAGCCTGACGGGCGAGTCTGTCCGCATCTACCCGATGCCGGTCTGGGTCGAAATCGAACGCAAGCTCGCACAGATTCCCTCCACGCATCCGTCGCGCGTCCGGTTCTTCAGCCGTGTCAATTATTACGGGCAGACGGCCGAACTCGACAACCAGGGGCGCGTGTTGATCCACGCGCGGTTGCGGGATGCCGCCGGCATGGCGGGCGAAGTGGATGTGTTCGGGCAGTACGACCATTTCGAGGTGTGGAACCACGAGCGCTTCGTCACCAAGCTCGCGAGCGACGCGTTCACGGATGACGACGCGCGCGCGTTGGCGCAGTTTGGGATCTAG
- a CDS encoding glycosyltransferase family 39 protein yields MRQTPTLRWAARPLVAAALLTGLTLRLAFGLGWWVDKPLTLDEQEYLILAQSLAEGRGLTYSSPSASPGGTRHFERPPGYPVFLAGVMTLSGGFAGVRHDAGVPAPVKVVQSIVGLVTVLLIGLIARRAAGERAGTIAVWIAAIYPPLVWSCAYVLSETLYTLLAFAVVLLLGDAFDDDRSNGWKVCTAGVVTGAALLTREAMLFFLVLGALWLVAHRRWRFVATFLAGALIVLLPWIMRNAIVHGGFVVGAPHGGVTFWTGNNDLARGEGDMAANPALRGASLDIEARNPGLSARELDGLYYGIAFDYITSHPIAWAWLEVRKLFFVIAPVGPSYRLHSPLYFWASIVSYLGVLPFALAGCLRLVRRERPPIALWLMALSAVLLSLALFPQERFRIPVIDPALIVCAASWWALRPAAAKLPDSELRACMS; encoded by the coding sequence ATGCGTCAGACCCCGACCCTGCGATGGGCCGCCCGGCCGCTCGTCGCGGCGGCACTCCTGACTGGGCTCACGCTCCGGCTCGCCTTCGGCCTCGGCTGGTGGGTCGACAAGCCGTTGACGCTCGATGAGCAGGAGTACCTGATACTCGCGCAGAGCCTGGCCGAGGGCCGAGGCCTCACATACTCGTCGCCTTCGGCGAGTCCAGGCGGCACGAGACATTTCGAACGGCCGCCCGGATATCCGGTGTTTCTGGCCGGCGTGATGACGCTCAGCGGCGGATTCGCCGGTGTCCGCCACGACGCCGGCGTGCCGGCACCCGTCAAGGTGGTCCAGTCGATCGTCGGCCTGGTAACCGTTCTGCTGATCGGGCTCATTGCCCGCCGTGCCGCTGGCGAGCGGGCTGGTACGATCGCCGTGTGGATCGCGGCGATCTATCCGCCGCTGGTCTGGTCGTGCGCGTACGTCTTGTCGGAAACGCTTTACACGCTGCTCGCGTTCGCGGTCGTTCTGCTGCTCGGTGATGCCTTCGACGACGACCGGTCGAATGGCTGGAAGGTGTGCACCGCCGGAGTCGTCACGGGCGCGGCACTGCTGACCCGGGAGGCCATGCTGTTCTTCCTCGTCCTGGGCGCGCTCTGGCTGGTGGCTCACCGGCGATGGAGGTTCGTGGCCACCTTTCTGGCTGGCGCACTGATCGTCCTGCTGCCGTGGATCATGCGCAACGCCATCGTGCACGGCGGGTTCGTCGTCGGGGCGCCGCACGGGGGCGTGACGTTCTGGACGGGCAACAACGATCTGGCGCGGGGTGAGGGCGACATGGCCGCCAACCCGGCGCTCCGGGGGGCCTCTCTGGACATCGAAGCCCGGAATCCGGGATTGAGCGCCAGGGAACTCGATGGGCTGTACTACGGGATCGCTTTCGACTACATCACCAGTCACCCGATCGCCTGGGCCTGGCTTGAGGTGCGAAAGCTGTTCTTCGTCATCGCGCCCGTCGGACCGTCCTACCGACTGCACTCGCCGCTTTATTTCTGGGCGTCGATCGTCTCGTACCTCGGTGTGCTGCCGTTTGCTCTGGCAGGATGCCTCAGGCTCGTGCGGCGCGAGCGGCCTCCGATCGCCCTCTGGTTGATGGCGCTGTCGGCGGTCCTGTTGTCGCTGGCGCTCTTTCCGCAGGAGCGCTTCCGCATTCCCGTCATCGACCCGGCACTCATCGTCTGCGCGGCCAGTTGGTGGGCGCTGCGGCCGGCCGCGGCGAAGCTCCCGGATTCGGAGTTGCGCGCATGCATGTCCTGA
- a CDS encoding glycosyltransferase family 2 protein: MADPSSISIVVPAFNEQDAIGPLVERLREAGAWHEILVVDDGSTDDTAARAQAAGATLIRHPYNKGNGAAVKSGIRKATGEFILIIDGDGQHRTGDARRITARLGEYDLVIGARSAGTQATRARLLGNSALNWLASYMTGRHVPDLTSGFRGARTACLREFLHLLPNGFSTPTTTTLAFIKAGYNVTFEPIDADARAGASKIRLARDGVKFLLIVLKIVTLFNPLRVFLPISLGSFAAGAAYAAWTIATQSHIANASVLLIMLAVIVFLVGLVSEQIAALRFERRE, from the coding sequence GTGGCTGATCCGTCATCGATCTCGATCGTGGTCCCCGCCTTCAACGAGCAGGACGCCATCGGCCCGCTCGTCGAGCGGCTTCGGGAGGCCGGAGCCTGGCACGAAATCCTGGTGGTCGACGACGGATCGACTGACGACACGGCGGCGCGAGCGCAGGCGGCCGGCGCGACGCTGATCCGTCATCCCTACAACAAGGGAAACGGTGCGGCCGTGAAGTCGGGCATTCGCAAGGCCACCGGCGAGTTCATTCTCATCATCGACGGCGACGGCCAGCACCGGACTGGCGATGCCAGGCGAATCACGGCGCGGCTCGGCGAGTACGATCTCGTGATTGGCGCGCGCTCGGCCGGCACGCAGGCGACACGGGCGCGCCTGCTCGGCAACAGCGCCCTGAACTGGCTGGCCAGCTACATGACCGGCCGCCACGTCCCGGATCTGACGTCGGGATTCCGGGGCGCGCGCACGGCGTGCCTGCGCGAGTTCCTGCACCTGCTGCCCAACGGATTCTCGACGCCGACGACGACGACGCTGGCGTTCATCAAGGCGGGGTACAACGTCACCTTCGAGCCGATCGACGCGGACGCGCGCGCAGGTGCGTCCAAGATCAGGCTCGCCCGCGACGGCGTGAAGTTCCTGCTGATCGTCCTGAAGATTGTCACCCTGTTCAATCCGCTCCGGGTCTTCCTGCCCATCAGCCTCGGATCGTTTGCCGCCGGCGCGGCGTACGCGGCGTGGACCATCGCGACGCAGTCCCACATCGCGAACGCGTCGGTCCTCCTGATCATGCTCGCGGTCATTGTGTTCCTCGTCGGGTTGGTCTCGGAACAGATCGCCGCGCTCAGGTTCGAGCGGCGCGAGTAG
- the rsmH gene encoding 16S rRNA (cytosine(1402)-N(4))-methyltransferase RsmH — MAVHVPVMTAEILAALAPERGGLFVDCTVGLGGHSRALVEAGAGRVLGIDRDAHALELATAALAEWQNRVELVHADYRELPRLLDQRGIEAIDGAVADLGLSSMQLEEPGRGFSFQRDEPLDMRMDQSRGATAADLLARASEAELADVIFEYGEERRARAIARAIVAARRVEPLRTTAQLATLVRRVVARRGRIDPATRTFQAVRIWVNAELEEFEVFLRAVCGRLRVGGRFAVVTFHSLEDRPVKHTFRAIAAEQPAFRVLTKKSVVPGSEETRQNPRARSARLRAIERIG; from the coding sequence ATGGCCGTACACGTTCCCGTAATGACTGCGGAGATTCTGGCCGCGCTCGCCCCAGAGCGCGGCGGGCTCTTCGTGGATTGCACGGTCGGCCTCGGCGGGCACTCGCGGGCGCTCGTTGAGGCTGGGGCCGGGCGCGTGCTGGGCATCGATCGCGACGCGCACGCGCTGGAGCTGGCCACCGCGGCCCTCGCCGAGTGGCAGAACAGAGTTGAGCTTGTGCACGCGGACTACCGGGAGTTGCCGCGGCTGCTCGACCAGCGCGGGATCGAGGCGATCGACGGGGCGGTCGCGGATCTCGGGTTGTCGTCGATGCAGTTGGAGGAACCCGGGCGGGGTTTCAGTTTTCAGCGTGACGAGCCGCTCGACATGCGCATGGATCAGAGCCGCGGGGCGACGGCGGCCGATCTGCTGGCGCGGGCAAGCGAAGCGGAACTGGCCGACGTGATCTTTGAATACGGCGAAGAGCGGCGGGCCAGGGCCATTGCACGCGCCATCGTCGCCGCGCGGCGGGTCGAGCCGCTGCGGACCACGGCGCAACTGGCCACGCTGGTGCGCCGCGTCGTCGCGCGCCGCGGACGAATCGACCCGGCCACCCGGACGTTTCAGGCCGTGCGGATCTGGGTGAACGCCGAACTCGAGGAGTTCGAGGTCTTTCTGCGGGCGGTGTGCGGGAGGTTGCGCGTCGGGGGGCGCTTTGCCGTCGTGACGTTTCATTCGCTGGAGGATCGGCCCGTCAAGCACACGTTTCGGGCCATCGCCGCCGAGCAGCCGGCGTTTCGGGTTCTCACGAAGAAGTCCGTGGTACCAGGGTCCGAGGAAACCAGGCAGAACCCTCGCGCGCGCAGCGCCAGGCTTCGGGCCATCGAACGGATT
- the ychF gene encoding redox-regulated ATPase YchF gives MLRTALIGYPQVGKTAFFQLLTNAHEEGRLSHGKLEATMGVARVPDARLDVLTAMFNPRKRVPATVEFADIPGRSSASGAEALLDVAAYRNADALVHVLRAFSDPAVAHAAGSIDPRRDARTMEDELILADLAVVEKRLDRLAKDLKKTRTPELEREQDILVRCKAQLESGAPLRAMGLGDDDKRRLRGFQFLSAKPLLLVVNVDEADLAGDLGAASGLDGIVARYDLGSVASGASTGMVAVCAKIELEIAQLEAADAAAFLADLGLKESGLDRVIRASYDLLGYLSFFTVGEDECRAWSIPRGLTAQAAAGEIHTDLSRGFIRAEVVTYERLTSRGTMQACREHGEVRLEGKEYIVLDGDIMNVRFAT, from the coding sequence ATGCTCCGCACCGCACTGATCGGCTACCCGCAAGTCGGCAAGACGGCGTTTTTCCAGTTGCTGACCAACGCGCATGAGGAGGGGCGCCTCTCGCATGGGAAACTCGAAGCCACGATGGGAGTGGCGCGAGTGCCGGACGCGCGTCTCGACGTGCTGACCGCCATGTTCAATCCGCGCAAGCGCGTGCCGGCGACGGTCGAGTTCGCGGACATCCCGGGCCGTTCCTCAGCCAGCGGCGCCGAGGCGCTGCTCGACGTGGCGGCGTACCGCAATGCCGATGCGCTCGTACACGTGCTGCGCGCATTCTCCGATCCGGCCGTTGCGCACGCGGCCGGTTCGATCGATCCGCGGCGGGACGCGCGGACGATGGAGGACGAACTGATCCTGGCGGACCTGGCCGTGGTCGAGAAGCGTCTCGATCGGCTGGCCAAGGATCTCAAGAAGACCCGCACGCCGGAATTGGAGCGCGAACAGGACATCCTCGTGCGCTGCAAGGCGCAGCTTGAATCGGGTGCCCCGCTTCGTGCGATGGGACTCGGCGATGACGACAAGCGGCGGCTTCGGGGTTTCCAGTTTCTCTCGGCCAAACCCCTTCTGCTTGTCGTCAACGTGGACGAGGCCGATCTCGCCGGGGACCTCGGCGCGGCGTCCGGGCTTGACGGCATCGTGGCGCGCTACGATCTCGGCTCGGTGGCGTCCGGCGCCTCCACCGGGATGGTGGCGGTGTGTGCGAAGATCGAGCTCGAGATTGCGCAGCTCGAGGCGGCCGACGCGGCGGCGTTTCTGGCCGATCTGGGACTGAAGGAATCCGGGCTGGATCGGGTGATCCGCGCGAGCTATGACCTGCTGGGCTACCTCTCGTTCTTCACCGTCGGCGAGGATGAGTGCCGCGCGTGGTCGATTCCGCGGGGTCTGACGGCACAGGCGGCGGCGGGCGAGATTCACACGGACCTGTCGCGGGGATTCATCCGCGCGGAAGTGGTCACGTACGAGCGGCTCACGTCGCGTGGCACGATGCAGGCGTGCCGCGAGCACGGCGAGGTCCGTCTCGAGGGCAAGGAGTACATTGTCCTTGATGGCGACATCATGAATGTGCGATTCGCCACGTAG